In the Nicotiana tabacum cultivar K326 chromosome 16, ASM71507v2, whole genome shotgun sequence genome, one interval contains:
- the LOC107760194 gene encoding uncharacterized protein LOC107760194 yields the protein MAEEKKHHFGLFHHKDKEEDKTTYGETPYGGDTEKTTYGENTYEEKTSYGGGDNYGDNKYGEKTGYGESGYGEKTSYGEGGNYGDSGYENKTSYGDSGYENKTSYGDSGYENKTGYGDIPSDTTYGEKTNYGEGDTYGKGAAYSSETTNFEETTDEGKTGEDYEKEKKHHKHLEHVGGLGAAAAGAFALHEKHKAEKDPEHAHKHKIEEEIAAAAAVGAGGFAFHEHHEKKEAKEEEGEVEGEKKHHFF from the exons ATGGCTGAAGAGAAGAAGCACCACTTCGGTCTCTTCCACCACAAGGACAAGGAGGAAGACAAAACTACCTATGGAGAAACTCCATATGGTGGTGATACTGAAAAAACTACCTATGGAGAGAATACATATGAAGAGAAAACTAGTTATGGTGGGGGAGATAACTATGGGGATAACAAATATGGTGAGAAAACTGGCTATGGAGAAAGTGGATATGGAGAGAAAACTAGTTATGGTGAGGGAGGTAACTATGGAGATAGTGGCTATGAAAATAAGACTAGCTATGGAGATAGTGGCTATGAAAATAAGACTAGTTATGGAGATAGCGGCTATGAAAACAAGACTGGCTATGGAGATATTCCATCTGATACTACCTATGGAGAGAAAACTAATTATGGTGAAGGAGATACCTATGGAAAAGGAGCTGCCTACTCATCTGAGACCACTAATTTTGAAGAGACTACTGATGAAGGCAAAACTGGTGAGGATTATGAGAAAGAGAAAAAGCACCACAAACATCTTGAACACGTGGGAGGGCTTGGGGCTGCTGCTGCTGGTGCCTTTGCCTTG CATGAGAAGCACAAGGCAGAGAAAGATCCAGAACATGCACACAAACACaagatagaagaagaaatagCAGCAGCAGCTGCAGTTGGGGCAGGTGGATTTGCATTTCATGAGCACCATGAAAAGAAGGAAGCCAAGgaagaagaaggggaagttgaggGAGAGAAGAAAcatcatttcttctaa